Part of the Gemmatimonadota bacterium genome is shown below.
TTGCCGTCTGGAGGGGTCGCGTGTACGTTGGTACATTGGACGGGCGGTTGATAGTAAATTGGAGAATGTCGAGGAGTATTTCATTGCCGCAGAGGTTGAGATGGTGCTTTGAGGAAAGATGAGCGCAAAAGGCCATTTCGAGTTCTCGCCGCTGGTCGGGTGCGTCATAGAGGTGGCGAAATAAATTTATGAGGTTGTGTGCGTATTCATGCGGAAAGAATATGCGGGCAACTTTGAAGAGTTTGCGTCTTTTGAGACGGCCAATCAGGCTGGTTCGGTAGGAAAGGCCGAGTTCGGTGTGTTCTTTTTCGAGGCGGTGAAGCAGATCAGATTCGGTGGCGCGGTCAAAATCATTTTCCGTCAACGAACAGTTGGGATACGCCAAAAGGTCCTGTATTCCGCGCTTGAACATGGCGTTGGCTGAGCGAACCGCGTGGTGCCAATAAACATTGCGATACATCAGATAACTGGTAAAGATGAGTGCTTCTGTCGCGGATACGCCTTTGTAAGTGATGGCTGGTCGCTGTGTCGCGTGATGGTATGTAATTGAGGATAGGAGACGGTCTCTGTTCACGCTCTCGCCAAATGGGACACCGCAGTAGCGCGCATCGCGCAGAAGGTAGTCGATTTTGTCGGGATCGAGCGTACCGCTGAGAATGTGGGCAAGGCGCATATCGCGGTCGGGGATGGTCCGCTGCTGGTAATCGATGACATTTGCAACGCGCTGGGGATCAATATCCACTTTGAGAAGCGCGGTATGGACTTCTGTGCTCGGATCTTCAATGATATAGCGCCCCCGCGTTTCATGGTCAATAAAAAACATCTGCATTTCTTCGAGCAGATGCGAAAATGGATAATGGCCGATATCGTGCAACAAACTCGCAGCGAGAAGTACGCGCACGTCATCGGTATCAATATCTGGAGGGGGCTGGGTTTTGAGCAATTGCTTGAGAAAATGGCCCGTAATGTGAAACACACCCAAAGCGTGTTCAAAACGCGAGTGGCGGGCTCCGGGATACACGAGCAAGACGTGTCCGAGTTGTGATATATCGCGAAGGCGTTGAAATTCTTCGGCATCAACGAGGGGTAAAAAATCGGGCGGTATGTGGATATAGCCCCAAATGGGATCCCGAATTGCTTTGCCTTCTTCGAGAAAGCGTAAATCGATCATGAGAGGATTAGCTTTTGTGATTATTTATTCGCAGTCCGCGCACAAAAATTGTCACGAGATTTTCAATCATGGCGTCATCGCGCTCTGGTGTACCGGTCTCATTACTCGCAACAAAACGGCTGATACAGTATTGCAGGAGTGCAAAGAAGAAAGCGCGAAGCGATATAACTGGATCAACCGTGCAAAACAGGCCCTGATCGACACCGGTTTGAATGGCCTGGCGAATGGATCGCATGTGGGGGTTGCTGTAAATTGCAAAAAATTTTTCTCGAAATTTGTGATCTTCGAGTGCGCTGTACATCATCAGGCGTATGAACGTCGAATCTCTGCGATTGCGATTGACAAATGTCTGGGCAAAGTCGCGCAAGAGGTGTTCGATATTGCGTGGGTCTGGCGGAGGGGCTGTGTCTTGGTCCCACTGTTCTGAACGTTTTTCAACCGTGTATGTGATAATGGCATTGTAGAGGTCTTCTTTGGTCGCAAAATGCCTGAAGATAATGGCCTCCGAAACATCTGCCGCACGGGCAATGGCACGCGTGGTGGTACCGGTAAATCCTTTGGTGGCGAAAAGTGTCATTGCCACTTCGATAATTTGGGTGCGCCGTTCGGCCTGTGTGAGTCGTTTTCTGGACATGCGCGGACCAATAATTTTGGGGTGAGTAATTGGATATTCAGAAAATATCATCATGGAAAGAATGGTTGTCAAGTTCAAAAAAAAACTGGCATTTGGAGCAAAATGAAGTGTAAAATCTATCATTTATCGCACAGATCTGTAGCCTTGCGAAGAAGCGGTAGAGATGGAAATGGGTTACTTTTGCTTGACACTTTTTGATCAATATGATAATTTTGCTTTCAAATAGGATGTGTCTGGTATCCGTTTAACCCTTGATAGAATCCTCAAGGGCAGGTTCTTTTGCTCCCGTAGCTCAGCTGGATAGAGCAACTGCCTTCTAAGCAGTAGGTCGCAGGTTCGAGCCCTGCCGGGAGTGTTTTGCATTTTGTGTGGTGGGTGTAGCTCAGTCGGTCAGAGCGCCTGGTTGTGGCCCAGGAGGTCGGGGGTTCAAATCCCCTCACTCACCCCATATTTTTACTATGTCTTGGGCTTTTAGCTTCTATATACAAGGGGTTAAAAGCCCTGTTTTATTTTTAGGCGGATAGATGCTCAATTTTTTTAGAGATAAATTTAGTCGCGTCGTTGTTCTGGGCCTGGATGGCATGCCACATAGTCTGTTGCAGCGTTTGGTTGCCGAGGGGATTATGCCCAATTTTCAGCAGTTGATCGTTCAGGGGTCTCTGATGCCTATGACGTCGGTGCTGCCTGCGGTATCGTCAACTGCATGGGCATCGATTGCGACGGGTTGCAACCCGGGCAAGCACGGAATTTTTGGATTTATTGACCGTGTCCCCCAAACGCATGAGATGTTTATTCCATCTTCGAGAACGTTGCGCAGCAAGACGTGGGTTGATCTGTTTAGCAATATGGGGCAGCGGGTTTTTTCTATGGGTGTGCCGACTACTTTTCCCCCTCGCAAAGTCAATGGCATCTTGATTTCGGGCTTT
Proteins encoded:
- a CDS encoding HD domain-containing protein; the encoded protein is MIDLRFLEEGKAIRDPIWGYIHIPPDFLPLVDAEEFQRLRDISQLGHVLLVYPGARHSRFEHALGVFHITGHFLKQLLKTQPPPDIDTDDVRVLLAASLLHDIGHYPFSHLLEEMQMFFIDHETRGRYIIEDPSTEVHTALLKVDIDPQRVANVIDYQQRTIPDRDMRLAHILSGTLDPDKIDYLLRDARYCGVPFGESVNRDRLLSSITYHHATQRPAITYKGVSATEALIFTSYLMYRNVYWHHAVRSANAMFKRGIQDLLAYPNCSLTENDFDRATESDLLHRLEKEHTELGLSYRTSLIGRLKRRKLFKVARIFFPHEYAHNLINLFRHLYDAPDQRRELEMAFCAHLSSKHHLNLCGNEILLDILQFTINRPSNVPTYTRPLQTA
- a CDS encoding TetR/AcrR family transcriptional regulator is translated as MSRKRLTQAERRTQIIEVAMTLFATKGFTGTTTRAIARAADVSEAIIFRHFATKEDLYNAIITYTVEKRSEQWDQDTAPPPDPRNIEHLLRDFAQTFVNRNRRDSTFIRLMMYSALEDHKFREKFFAIYSNPHMRSIRQAIQTGVDQGLFCTVDPVISLRAFFFALLQYCISRFVASNETGTPERDDAMIENLVTIFVRGLRINNHKS